One genomic window of Sardina pilchardus chromosome 15, fSarPil1.1, whole genome shotgun sequence includes the following:
- the rabggta gene encoding geranylgeranyl transferase type-2 subunit alpha: MHGRVKLKSTAQQEEEKRKEREKKLKVYVATRDACFNKRKDGAMDDDALQLTQQLLSANPDFATLWNYRREILMHLETVKEEDDVQKQYDAELVFLEGCLRVNPKSYGCWYHRDWVCGRQPRPNWARELSLCDECLALDDRNFHCWDYRRIVVKASGVPVEQELQFTDRLIGSNFSNYSSWHYRSTLLPLLHPQSPEPPANCPHPPNNSPPNSPHTHSHRVCEEQLLKEYELVQNAFFTDPNDQSAWFYYRWLLGRAEREEMISCVYMSREGERVVVAFSRPVNAQTGGLMLVLDGQMQRVEWRSAPPSMRHTPVWICELPPGTISDINNEHNLTVHWTEKHTHRECALYTGRAESWCRDSATDQELFRSELSVGKTSVLQSELTSCNQLMELEPENKWCLLTIILLMRALDPLGHERETQVHFQKLKEVDSMRTSYYSDLCSKFMIENTILKMEYAEVRVFSISEKNLTTLCHLDQLLLVTHMNLCSNQLSRIPPQFSMLQCLEVLEVEDNLIESLEGLSNLPKLEELSLKNNKISKISQLKPLASCSKLSRLDLRGNPVTKMDNLQAELAELLPSVADLMI; this comes from the exons ATG cACGGCCGAGTGAAGCTGAAGTCTACAgcccagcaggaggaggagaagaggaaagagagggagaagaagctCAAGGTGTATGTGGCAACACGGGATGCCTGCTTCAACAAG agaaaagATGGGGCAATGGACGATGATGCACTGCAGCTGACCCAGCAGCTCTTGTCAGCTAACCCAGATTTTGCTACGCTGTGGAACTACAGGAGGGAGATTCTCATGCACCTGGAGACAGTGAA AGAGGAGGATGATGTGCAGAAGCAGTACGATGCCGAGCTGGTCTTCCTGGAGGGGTGCCTGCGTGTCAACCCCAAGTCGTATGGCTGCTGGTACCACCGGGACTGGGTGTGTGGCCGGCAGCCACGGCCCAACTGGGCCCGGGAGCTCAGTCTCTGTGACGAGTGCCTGGCCCTTGACGACCGCAACT TCCACTGCTGGGATTACCGCCGTATAGTGGTGAAGGCATCAGGCGTGCCGGTGGAGCAGGAGCTGCAGTTCACTGATCGTTTGATCGGGTCTAACTTCTCCAACTACTCCAGCTGGCACTATCGCAGCACCCTGCTGCCCTTGCTGCACCCTCAATCCCCCGAACCGCCTGCcaactgcccccacccccccaacaacTCACCGCCCAACTCCCCCCACACCCACTCCCATCGCGTCTGTGAGGAACAGCTGCTCAAAg AGTACGAGCTGGTACAGAATGCTTTCTTCACTGACCCCAATGATCAGAGTGCCTGGTTCTACTACCGCTGGCTTTtgggaagag CGGAGCGTGAGGAGATGATCagctgtgtgtacatgagtcGTGAAGGAGAGCGAGTTGTGGTGGCATTCTCCAGACCGGTTAAT GCTCAGACGGGGGGCCTGATGTTGGTGCTGGACGGGCAGATGCAGCGAGTCGAGTGGAGGAGTGCTCCGCCCTCAATGAGACACACCCCGGTGTGG ATTTGTGAGCTTCCCCCGGGCACCATCAGTGACATCAACAACGAACACAACCTCACCGTGCATTGGAccgagaagcacacacacagagagtgtgcCCTCTACACtg GTCGAGCTGAGAGTTGGTGCAGGGACTCTGCCACGGACCAGGAGCTTttcag GAGCGAGCTGTCTGTGGGGAAGACCTCAGTGCTGCAGTCTGAGCTTACGTCCTGCAACCAGCTCATGGAGCTGGAGCCAGAAaacaaat GGTGCCTGTTGACCATCATCCTCCTGATGAGAGCCCTGGACCCTCTGGGCCatgagagggagacacaggTCCACTTCCAGAAATTAAAG GAGGTGGACTCCATGCGCACCAGCTACTACAGTGACTTGTGCAGTAAGTTCATGATCGAGAACACCATCCTCAAAATGGAGTACGCCGAGGTCCGAGTCTTCAGCATTTCtgagaag AACCTCACCACCCTGTGTCACCTGGACCAATTGCTATTGGTCACTCACATGAACCTCTGCTCCAATCAGCTCTCCCGGATTCCACCACAGTTCTCAATGCTGCAGTGCTTAGAG gTCCTTGAGGTTGAGGATAATCTCATCGAGAGTTTGGAGGGCCTCTCCAATCTGCCCAAGCTTGAGGAGTTGTCCCTGAAGAACAACA AAATCTCTAAAATCTCTCAGCTGAAGCCGCTGGCCTCCTGCTCCAAACTGAGCCGCCTTGACCTCCGCGGCAACCCCGTCACCAAGATGGACAATCTCCAGGCCGAGCTCGCAGAGCTGTTGCCATCGGTTGCTGACCTCATGATCTAA